Proteins encoded together in one Pyxidicoccus trucidator window:
- a CDS encoding DUF4388 domain-containing protein, which produces MESFNGSLASYRLQMVMPPLFTAPGVEGTLRVERGAVRRCFQVKDGCLVGESSNDPREHLAQVLVNLRILDAPRAAAAFEAAEGAGIPYGTFLVQRCFVELPRLIEALEHKAREALFDCYAWESGEVEFTPGLPSFGRAVGLKLPLSTLHRDAVSRLREWAVFRDIFPRQDVTFRVFREFAVETFSEEEDVQLDLASSGATLAEMLANAKEGPLFAARWVLHLYRRGALAPQRPKGPRLGEAAELAELLNLVKRFLETGKYDHAVALAAQVLERGPVPEAHALYREAEVRLTLALSDELFALDGRLVFEPIPRPTPPDLTADDLYLYSKLRGSRSIRQALRTAAMGELAASRSVHRLMASGLIHVAPLPGSERAASPRRASTDPFGIPTVGVGT; this is translated from the coding sequence ATGGAGTCATTCAACGGAAGTCTCGCCAGCTATCGCCTGCAGATGGTGATGCCGCCGCTCTTCACCGCGCCCGGAGTGGAGGGCACGCTGCGGGTGGAGCGAGGGGCGGTGCGGCGGTGCTTCCAGGTGAAGGACGGCTGCCTGGTGGGCGAGAGCTCGAATGACCCGCGCGAGCACCTGGCGCAGGTGCTGGTGAATCTGCGCATCCTCGACGCGCCCCGGGCCGCGGCGGCCTTCGAGGCGGCAGAGGGCGCGGGCATCCCCTACGGCACCTTCCTGGTGCAGCGCTGCTTCGTGGAGCTGCCCCGGCTCATCGAGGCCCTGGAGCACAAGGCCCGCGAGGCCCTCTTCGACTGCTACGCCTGGGAGTCGGGCGAGGTGGAGTTCACCCCCGGGCTGCCGTCCTTCGGGCGGGCGGTGGGACTGAAGCTGCCCCTGTCCACGCTGCACCGGGACGCGGTGTCACGGCTGCGCGAGTGGGCGGTGTTCCGGGACATCTTCCCCCGGCAGGACGTGACGTTCCGCGTGTTCCGCGAGTTCGCGGTGGAGACGTTCTCCGAGGAGGAGGACGTGCAGCTGGACCTCGCGTCGAGCGGGGCCACGCTGGCGGAGATGCTGGCGAACGCGAAGGAGGGGCCGCTGTTCGCCGCGCGCTGGGTGCTGCACCTTTACCGGCGCGGGGCGCTGGCGCCGCAGCGGCCCAAGGGCCCCCGGCTGGGCGAGGCCGCGGAATTGGCGGAGCTGCTGAACCTGGTGAAGCGCTTCCTGGAGACGGGGAAGTACGACCACGCGGTGGCCCTGGCGGCGCAGGTGCTGGAGCGCGGCCCGGTGCCGGAGGCCCACGCGCTGTACCGCGAGGCGGAGGTGCGGCTGACGCTGGCGCTCAGCGACGAGCTGTTCGCGCTGGACGGGCGACTCGTCTTCGAGCCGATTCCCCGCCCCACCCCGCCGGACCTGACGGCGGATGACCTGTACCTGTACTCGAAGCTGCGGGGCAGCCGGAGCATCCGGCAGGCGCTGCGCACGGCGGCCATGGGCGAGCTGGCCGCGTCGCGCTCGGTGCACCGGCTGATGGCGTCCGGGCTCATCCACGTGGCCCCCCTGCCCGGCAGCGAGCGGGCCGCCTCACCCCGCCGCGCGAGCACGGACCCCTTCGGGATTCCGACGGTGGGCGTGGGGACCTGA
- the xerD gene encoding site-specific tyrosine recombinase XerD: protein MEGLLDAFIAFIRAERGLSGKTVDAYAADLTVYFEDLRARGLDDVTRAKQEDVSAHLVALGKRGVGKRSQARHLAALRGFHRFLVAERMADKDPTEDLDTPRSAKKLPSFLTLEEVEQLLGSPDERTSTGLRDKAMLEVLYATGLRVSELCGLGLNDIQLTAGYLVAKGKGAKERLVPLGSVAIEKVQAYLGLSRPALLGKRQSKALFVTPRGGGFTRQGFWKLIKRYALKAGILKPISPHKLRHSFATHLVERGADLRAVQQMLGHADLATTQIYTHVNSARLRSVYDEFHPRSDVFVPKPKKRKTGT, encoded by the coding sequence ATGGAAGGGTTGCTCGACGCGTTCATCGCCTTCATCCGCGCGGAGCGCGGGCTGTCCGGCAAGACGGTGGACGCGTACGCCGCGGACCTCACCGTGTACTTCGAGGACCTGCGGGCGCGCGGCCTCGACGACGTGACACGGGCAAAGCAGGAGGACGTGTCCGCGCACCTGGTGGCGCTCGGGAAGCGAGGCGTGGGCAAGCGCAGCCAGGCGCGCCACCTCGCGGCCCTGCGCGGCTTCCACCGCTTCCTCGTCGCCGAGCGGATGGCGGACAAGGACCCGACGGAGGACCTGGACACGCCGCGCTCAGCGAAGAAGCTGCCCTCGTTCCTCACGCTGGAGGAGGTGGAGCAGCTGCTGGGCAGTCCGGACGAGCGCACGTCCACGGGCCTGCGCGACAAGGCGATGCTGGAGGTGCTGTACGCCACGGGCCTGCGCGTGAGCGAGCTGTGCGGGCTGGGGCTCAATGACATCCAGCTCACCGCGGGCTACCTCGTGGCCAAGGGCAAGGGCGCCAAGGAGCGCCTCGTCCCGCTGGGGAGCGTGGCGATAGAGAAGGTGCAGGCGTACCTGGGGCTGTCGCGGCCGGCGCTGCTGGGGAAGCGCCAGTCGAAGGCGCTGTTCGTGACGCCTCGGGGCGGAGGCTTCACGCGGCAGGGCTTCTGGAAGCTCATCAAGCGCTATGCGCTGAAGGCGGGCATCCTGAAGCCCATTTCACCGCACAAGCTGCGGCACTCGTTCGCCACGCACCTGGTGGAGCGCGGCGCGGATCTGCGCGCCGTGCAGCAGATGCTCGGCCACGCGGATCTAGCCACCACGCAAATCTACACCCACGTGAACAGCGCGCGCCTGAGGTCGGTCTACGACGAGTTCCACCCGCGCAGCGACGTGTTCGTCCCCAAGCCGAAGAAGCGCAAGACGGGGACGTAG
- a CDS encoding L-threonylcarbamoyladenylate synthase yields MAAPILEVDMEHPSPRHVQRAVEVLERGGLLAYPTDTYYGLGCDLSSKKGIERLYQLKGRDKKKPLSFLCPDLSDVAKYAHVSNFAYRTMKGLTPGAFTFIMEATRLVPDLMMSKQKQVGIRVPDAPLVRELARALGRPLVTTSATNTEGVPLTDAKDIKTELGHGLELILDGGVTLNEPSTVISLIGDTLEILRQGKGRLGD; encoded by the coding sequence ATGGCCGCACCCATCCTCGAGGTGGACATGGAGCACCCGTCGCCGCGCCACGTGCAGCGCGCGGTGGAGGTGCTCGAGCGCGGCGGGCTGCTGGCCTACCCCACGGACACGTACTACGGCCTGGGGTGCGACCTCAGCTCCAAGAAGGGCATCGAGCGGCTGTACCAGCTCAAGGGCCGCGACAAGAAGAAGCCGCTGTCCTTCCTGTGCCCCGACTTGTCGGACGTGGCGAAGTACGCGCACGTGAGCAACTTCGCGTACCGGACCATGAAGGGGCTCACTCCCGGTGCGTTCACCTTCATCATGGAGGCGACGCGGCTGGTGCCTGATTTGATGATGTCCAAGCAGAAGCAGGTGGGCATCCGGGTGCCGGACGCTCCGTTGGTGCGCGAGCTGGCCCGGGCGCTGGGCCGCCCTCTGGTGACGACCTCGGCGACCAATACGGAGGGTGTGCCGCTCACCGACGCGAAGGACATCAAGACCGAGCTCGGACACGGGCTGGAGCTCATCCTTGACGGGGGCGTGACACTCAACGAACCCTCCACGGTGATTTCACTCATTGGCGATACGCTTGAAATCCTGAGGCAAGGCAAGGGTAGGCTAGGGGATTGA
- a CDS encoding VWD domain-containing protein yields MRLKRLIPSSLQPSCRSGLGALLVASSLFAVTAEAAALKVVTMGLGSGTVTSSVAGINCSETSSPSPDCEESYGSISVTLTATPAAGSTFGGWDTDVDGDTASTSDCTGMALTCVLNMATAKSVRPVFNLSTPIPALTAADPTAITPTEIQTYLTANPSVDTVAEFIAALPAPFKYSPIMMSRSESLQTGTAEFPRILLSSINAKSVFSIGPVLHSAYPGSHPDVIEYMQWDAPTKNFRFHEIILKPIPPMGVIPARTRMVAVDDLKCSNCHSTRNVVNQSTLPGTDGMPVGIIKTKNKPNWDPYDSWGGMVPFNRDRLYNGSLDTAAYRKLYNPWTWRNSHPIRSLIEQLRLQPPSAPVGDKITRFRGGPGDGTPRLPFDTVFPVTTEPVPSTAGSTTSSYTFNNAIAGAPTSVPTGGAYVMLHHHSPLTFDEGRGIQLFDLLGGLDGTLNQQRVADEIASHRWATGNVFIDPRPVALAITKGCLTIGAGAVTSPFGALTFNQAFFTARHGGNNINAVRTDTDTRTKSVPRRKVDIEKFNLDRTGDLYLDFLSSPVNGLVQQYGATTSSLTDTSFPRLRREAFRRPIDAGSADATSMGGKLVDREIYSQNTTPMALYRYLLEPLGISVDKWSMGVRGRSRTYAFADVFSAYTSTLQAALQANLTSDPIPGLSSPFACSALIPFVNATLASLPPANAVPTYTDVQRIFNKSCIECHGGLNYPPYSNYGTGLNLAEDQSGPFVNPLTASHGAALARAASLAGPLYSRITTVSEGCPGGMMPCGGPPLSQADIDTIRRWIVGGNPSTWGDPHLTTIDGVRYDFQSAGEFVLLRDPTMEIQARHMPVQTEGPVGPDAHTGLTSCVSIMTAVAVRVGPNRITYHLNPQWREGLELRVNGNPVQLGTELLLAGGGRIVRTPSQGGIQIEGPGGTRIIITVDWWAHYSVYYMNVSVQQARATEGILGPIAVGNWLPTLSDGTQLGPRPTDPYQRYIQLYEKFEDSWRVTNATSLFDYLPGYSTASYTVKEWPEYKADECKVNKAPPGVPVVQALPSIPMEQAFEICRSVVNADRRMQCAQDVAGTGDPIFAHTFVESEKIEANNAPGILGLIFPRDMAIASATMTFQWEGTFDKDQDTVLYRHCVWSVDTHFTFQSCDKPTRELARTVSLEPGKDFLWKVLAEDGKGASTESVTWRVTAKQ; encoded by the coding sequence ATGAGACTCAAGAGACTCATCCCGTCTTCATTACAACCCAGTTGTCGATCAGGACTGGGCGCGCTGCTCGTCGCGTCCTCGCTGTTCGCGGTGACGGCGGAAGCCGCTGCCCTCAAGGTCGTGACCATGGGGCTCGGCTCGGGCACGGTCACCTCGTCCGTGGCGGGCATCAACTGCAGTGAAACCAGTAGTCCCAGTCCCGACTGTGAAGAGTCCTATGGCTCCATCTCCGTGACGCTCACCGCCACGCCCGCCGCGGGGTCCACCTTCGGAGGGTGGGACACCGACGTCGATGGGGACACCGCGTCCACCTCGGACTGCACGGGCATGGCGCTGACCTGCGTCCTGAACATGGCCACGGCGAAGTCCGTGAGACCGGTCTTCAATCTCTCGACCCCCATCCCGGCCCTCACGGCCGCGGACCCGACCGCCATCACGCCCACCGAAATCCAGACGTACCTGACGGCCAACCCCAGCGTCGACACCGTGGCCGAGTTCATCGCCGCGCTGCCGGCCCCGTTCAAGTACAGCCCCATCATGATGTCGCGCTCGGAGAGCCTGCAGACGGGCACCGCCGAGTTCCCGCGCATCCTGCTGTCGAGCATCAACGCGAAGTCCGTCTTCTCCATCGGGCCGGTCCTGCACTCCGCGTACCCGGGCTCGCATCCGGACGTCATCGAGTACATGCAGTGGGATGCACCCACGAAGAACTTCCGCTTCCACGAAATCATCCTGAAGCCCATCCCGCCGATGGGCGTCATCCCGGCGCGCACTCGCATGGTTGCGGTCGACGACCTGAAGTGCTCGAACTGCCACTCGACGCGGAACGTGGTCAACCAGTCGACCCTCCCGGGCACGGACGGCATGCCCGTGGGTATCATCAAGACGAAGAACAAGCCCAACTGGGACCCGTATGACAGCTGGGGCGGGATGGTTCCGTTCAACCGGGACCGGCTGTACAACGGCTCGCTGGACACGGCCGCGTACCGCAAGCTCTACAACCCCTGGACGTGGCGCAACAGCCACCCCATCCGCTCCCTGATCGAGCAATTGCGCCTGCAGCCCCCGAGTGCGCCCGTCGGCGACAAGATCACCCGCTTCCGCGGCGGTCCGGGCGACGGCACGCCCCGGCTTCCCTTCGACACGGTGTTTCCGGTGACGACCGAGCCCGTCCCCTCGACCGCCGGCTCGACGACGAGCTCGTACACGTTCAACAACGCCATCGCGGGCGCGCCCACCAGCGTCCCCACGGGTGGGGCCTACGTCATGCTGCACCACCACTCGCCCCTCACCTTTGACGAAGGGCGCGGCATCCAGTTGTTCGACCTCCTCGGAGGCCTCGATGGCACCCTCAACCAGCAACGCGTCGCGGATGAAATCGCGAGCCACCGCTGGGCGACCGGCAACGTGTTCATCGACCCCCGGCCGGTGGCCCTGGCCATCACGAAGGGCTGCCTCACCATCGGCGCGGGGGCGGTCACCAGCCCCTTCGGGGCCCTGACGTTCAATCAGGCCTTCTTCACGGCGCGCCACGGCGGCAACAACATCAACGCCGTCCGCACCGACACCGACACACGCACGAAGAGCGTGCCGCGCAGGAAGGTGGACATCGAGAAGTTCAACCTCGACCGGACCGGCGACCTGTACCTGGACTTCTTGAGCTCGCCGGTGAACGGCCTCGTCCAGCAGTACGGTGCCACGACCAGCTCGTTGACGGATACCTCTTTCCCCCGGCTGCGGCGCGAGGCGTTCCGCCGGCCCATCGACGCGGGCAGCGCCGACGCGACGTCCATGGGCGGCAAGCTGGTCGACCGTGAAATCTACAGCCAGAACACGACGCCGATGGCCCTGTACCGCTATCTCCTCGAGCCGCTCGGCATCTCCGTGGACAAGTGGTCCATGGGCGTGCGCGGCCGGTCGCGCACCTATGCCTTCGCCGACGTGTTCTCCGCGTACACGAGCACCCTCCAGGCTGCGCTCCAGGCCAACCTGACCTCCGACCCCATCCCCGGCCTCTCGTCGCCCTTCGCCTGCAGCGCCCTGATTCCGTTCGTGAACGCCACGCTGGCGTCGCTGCCCCCGGCGAACGCCGTGCCGACGTACACGGACGTGCAGCGCATCTTCAACAAGAGCTGCATCGAGTGCCACGGTGGGCTCAACTACCCGCCGTACTCGAACTACGGGACGGGCCTGAACCTCGCCGAGGACCAGTCCGGTCCCTTCGTGAATCCGCTCACGGCGTCGCACGGCGCTGCCCTGGCCCGGGCCGCCAGCCTGGCGGGACCGCTGTACTCCCGCATCACCACCGTGTCGGAAGGTTGCCCGGGCGGCATGATGCCGTGTGGCGGGCCCCCGCTGAGCCAGGCGGACATCGACACGATTCGCCGCTGGATCGTGGGTGGCAATCCCTCCACGTGGGGTGACCCGCACCTCACGACCATCGACGGCGTGCGCTACGACTTCCAGAGCGCTGGAGAGTTCGTGCTGCTCCGCGATCCGACCATGGAGATCCAGGCGCGGCACATGCCCGTCCAGACGGAAGGGCCCGTGGGGCCGGACGCGCACACCGGGCTGACCTCGTGCGTGAGCATCATGACGGCGGTGGCGGTGCGCGTCGGTCCGAACCGAATCACCTACCACCTGAATCCCCAGTGGCGAGAGGGTCTGGAGCTGCGCGTCAATGGCAATCCCGTGCAGCTCGGCACGGAGCTCCTGCTGGCCGGCGGTGGGCGCATCGTCCGGACGCCCTCCCAGGGTGGTATCCAGATCGAGGGACCCGGTGGGACGCGCATCATCATCACCGTCGATTGGTGGGCGCACTATTCGGTCTATTACATGAACGTCAGCGTGCAGCAGGCGCGCGCCACCGAGGGCATCCTCGGTCCCATCGCCGTGGGGAACTGGCTGCCGACGCTGTCGGATGGGACGCAGCTGGGGCCTCGCCCCACGGACCCGTACCAGCGCTACATCCAGCTGTACGAGAAGTTCGAGGACTCCTGGCGGGTGACGAACGCCACGTCGCTGTTCGACTACCTGCCCGGGTACTCCACCGCGTCGTACACGGTCAAGGAATGGCCGGAGTACAAGGCGGACGAGTGCAAGGTCAACAAGGCGCCCCCCGGGGTTCCGGTCGTGCAGGCGCTGCCGTCGATTCCGATGGAGCAGGCCTTCGAGATCTGCCGGTCCGTCGTGAACGCAGACCGGCGCATGCAGTGCGCGCAGGACGTGGCGGGGACGGGCGACCCGATCTTCGCGCACACGTTCGTGGAGTCCGAGAAGATCGAAGCCAACAACGCGCCCGGCATTCTGGGGCTGATTTTCCCGAGGGACATGGCCATCGCCTCCGCGACGATGACCTTCCAGTGGGAGGGCACCTTCGACAAGGACCAGGACACCGTCCTCTACCGGCACTGCGTCTGGAGCGTGGACACCCACTTCACCTTCCAGTCGTGCGACAAGCCGACGCGCGAGCTCGCCCGGACGGTGTCGCTGGAGCCCGGCAAGGACTTCCTCTGGAAGGTCCTCGCCGAGGACGGGAAGGGTGCCAGCACCGAGAGCGTGACGTGGCGTGTGACGGCGAAGCAGTAG
- a CDS encoding segregation and condensation protein A, translated as MSEERHAPADEALREGELPRTPGDSFRVALPNFEGPLDLLLHLIKEHRVDIFDIPLALITEKYLQHLERMREINLDIAGEFLVMASTLAHLKSRMLLPRQDAAAVQEGAEALAAAEEAEDPRAELVRRLLEYQKYKDSAEQLATQDLLGRDVFTRNVPVEAVPIPEEEVGLQEFSVLKLVEALDRVLERLQPKLQHEVVRERVTLSEAILRIVERLRPHGQVLFDSLFTEQDTPTRQEIVITFLAILEMVKRRLIRVVQEEAMGPILLLPNGDALEKLAPTEVDESDYR; from the coding sequence GTGAGTGAGGAACGGCACGCACCGGCCGACGAGGCCCTACGTGAGGGGGAGCTGCCCCGTACCCCGGGCGACTCCTTCCGCGTTGCGCTGCCCAATTTCGAGGGGCCGCTCGACCTGTTGCTCCACCTCATCAAGGAGCACCGGGTCGACATCTTCGACATCCCCCTGGCGCTGATCACCGAGAAGTACCTTCAGCACCTGGAGCGGATGCGGGAGATCAACCTGGACATCGCCGGGGAGTTCCTGGTGATGGCCTCCACGCTGGCCCACCTGAAGTCCCGCATGCTGCTGCCCCGGCAGGACGCCGCGGCGGTGCAGGAGGGCGCGGAGGCGCTGGCGGCGGCCGAGGAGGCGGAAGACCCGCGCGCGGAGCTGGTGCGGCGGCTGCTCGAGTACCAGAAGTACAAGGACTCGGCGGAGCAGCTCGCGACGCAGGACCTGCTCGGCCGTGACGTCTTCACCCGCAACGTGCCGGTGGAGGCGGTGCCCATCCCCGAGGAGGAGGTGGGGCTCCAGGAGTTCAGCGTCCTCAAGCTGGTGGAGGCCCTGGACCGGGTGCTGGAGCGCCTGCAGCCCAAGCTGCAGCACGAGGTGGTGCGCGAGCGGGTGACGCTGTCCGAGGCCATCCTCCGAATCGTCGAGCGCCTGCGGCCGCATGGACAGGTCCTCTTCGACAGCCTGTTCACCGAGCAGGACACGCCCACGCGCCAGGAGATCGTCATCACCTTCCTGGCCATCCTCGAAATGGTGAAACGGCGGCTCATCCGGGTGGTACAGGAGGAGGCGATGGGGCCCATCCTGCTCCTTCCCAACGGGGATGCCCTGGAGAAGCTGGCCCCCACGGAGGTCGACGAAAGTGACTATCGGTAG
- the trpS gene encoding tryptophan--tRNA ligase, with protein MRILSGVQSSGKLHIGNYYGALRQFVQLQDEGESYYFIANYHSLTSLRDPKVSLEMTRDAAVAYLALGLDPKKAILFRQSDVREVLELYWILGTVTPLANLERATSYKDKIAKGISPDFGLFAYPVLMAADILLYSADIVPVGKDQVQHIEFARDWAVKFNAQYVPGYDPADPEGKERGHTPGIIKLPAARLQESTAVVPGIDGQKMSKSYGNTIDLFGDEKEIKKRIMSIKTDSTPVDAPKPVPQQPPSTPGLVSDAPLYDLLKLMLPEAEFRDVDASWKAGGKGYGEYKKKLLEAYHATFGPARQRYAELVADPAGVESILQDGANRARQEATRLMEQVRRAVGIP; from the coding sequence ATGCGGATTCTCTCAGGCGTCCAGTCGTCCGGAAAGCTGCACATCGGCAACTACTACGGTGCGCTCCGCCAGTTCGTGCAGCTGCAGGACGAGGGCGAGTCGTACTACTTCATCGCCAACTACCACTCGCTCACCAGCCTGCGGGATCCGAAGGTCTCGCTGGAGATGACGCGCGACGCGGCCGTGGCCTACCTGGCGCTGGGGTTGGATCCGAAGAAGGCCATCCTCTTCCGGCAGAGCGACGTGCGCGAGGTGCTGGAGCTGTACTGGATTCTCGGCACCGTGACGCCGCTGGCGAACCTGGAGCGCGCCACCAGCTACAAGGACAAGATCGCCAAGGGCATCAGCCCGGACTTCGGCCTCTTCGCCTACCCGGTGCTGATGGCGGCCGACATCCTCCTCTACAGCGCGGACATCGTCCCGGTGGGGAAGGACCAGGTGCAGCACATTGAATTCGCGCGCGACTGGGCGGTGAAGTTCAACGCGCAGTATGTGCCCGGCTACGACCCGGCGGACCCGGAGGGCAAGGAGCGGGGCCACACGCCCGGCATCATCAAGCTGCCCGCCGCGCGCCTCCAGGAGTCCACCGCCGTGGTGCCCGGCATCGACGGACAGAAGATGTCCAAGTCCTACGGGAACACCATCGACCTGTTCGGGGACGAGAAGGAAATCAAGAAGCGCATCATGTCCATCAAGACGGACTCCACCCCCGTCGATGCGCCCAAGCCGGTGCCCCAGCAGCCGCCCTCGACGCCCGGGCTGGTCAGCGACGCTCCGCTCTATGACCTGCTCAAGCTGATGCTCCCCGAGGCCGAGTTCCGCGACGTGGACGCCAGCTGGAAGGCGGGAGGGAAGGGCTACGGCGAGTACAAGAAGAAGCTGCTGGAGGCCTACCATGCGACCTTCGGCCCGGCCCGCCAGCGGTACGCCGAGCTGGTAGCCGACCCGGCCGGGGTGGAGAGCATCCTCCAGGACGGCGCCAACCGCGCCCGCCAGGAAGCCACCCGGCTGATGGAGCAGGTCCGCCGCGCGGTGGGCATCCCCTGA
- a CDS encoding cation:proton antiporter produces MKGAVIRLLLLMGLLAVISRAQVLRADAGTPVTLAAGALLLCGLFAGKVAKGLGLPRLTGYLLVGVAVGPYALGFIPNAGVKGLELVKGLAVSLIALVAGTELRLGLIRRVGARVAILCAGVCGLTFLACFGATFAVKPLLPFMASMTVPQALAVSALVSTVVVSFSPTVTIAIVQETSARGTFTEFLMALVIIGDLFVMVAFALAAGVTKASFGGGLDVTGLLGSVGWELFGSVAVGCVLAMVVLVYMRGVKRELPLFLVGLSFAAAEGGARLHLSPLLVSLAAGALIANLDEKAGERIHHAIQQAGLPVFALFFAAAGAGLKLDALVTVGPVAMLLVALRGVAIWFSCKRLAPADDPRLKEYLWMGLISQAGVTFGLAALVSRTFPTFGPQVEVLIVAMITAHELVGPVLTRRALAASGEVRADEAAGTA; encoded by the coding sequence ATGAAGGGCGCCGTCATCCGCCTGCTGCTGCTGATGGGGCTGCTGGCGGTCATCAGCCGGGCCCAGGTGCTGCGCGCGGACGCGGGCACGCCGGTGACGCTGGCGGCCGGGGCGCTGCTGTTGTGCGGCCTGTTCGCGGGCAAGGTGGCCAAGGGGCTGGGGCTGCCGCGGCTCACGGGCTACCTGCTGGTGGGCGTGGCGGTGGGCCCCTACGCGCTGGGCTTCATCCCCAACGCGGGCGTGAAGGGGCTGGAGCTGGTGAAGGGGCTGGCGGTGAGCCTCATCGCGCTGGTGGCGGGCACGGAGCTGCGGCTGGGGCTCATCCGCCGGGTGGGCGCGCGGGTGGCGATCTTGTGCGCGGGCGTGTGCGGGCTGACCTTCCTGGCGTGCTTCGGGGCGACGTTCGCCGTCAAGCCGCTGCTGCCCTTCATGGCGTCCATGACGGTGCCGCAGGCGCTGGCGGTCAGCGCGCTGGTGTCCACGGTGGTGGTGTCCTTCTCGCCCACCGTCACCATCGCCATCGTCCAGGAGACGAGCGCGCGCGGCACCTTCACCGAGTTCCTCATGGCGCTGGTCATCATCGGCGACCTGTTCGTCATGGTGGCCTTCGCGCTGGCGGCGGGCGTGACGAAGGCCAGCTTCGGCGGCGGGCTGGACGTCACCGGGCTGCTGGGCTCGGTGGGGTGGGAGCTGTTCGGCTCGGTGGCCGTGGGCTGCGTGCTGGCGATGGTGGTGCTCGTCTACATGCGCGGGGTGAAGCGGGAGCTGCCGCTGTTCCTGGTGGGCCTGTCCTTCGCGGCGGCCGAGGGCGGCGCGCGGCTGCACCTGTCCCCGCTGCTGGTGTCGCTGGCGGCCGGGGCGCTCATCGCCAACCTGGACGAGAAGGCGGGGGAGCGCATCCACCATGCGATTCAGCAGGCGGGCCTGCCGGTGTTCGCGCTGTTCTTCGCGGCGGCCGGGGCAGGGCTGAAGCTGGACGCGCTGGTGACGGTGGGGCCGGTGGCCATGCTGCTGGTGGCGCTGCGGGGCGTGGCCATCTGGTTCTCGTGCAAGCGCCTGGCGCCCGCGGACGACCCGCGCCTGAAGGAATACCTGTGGATGGGGCTCATCTCCCAGGCGGGCGTCACCTTCGGGCTGGCGGCGCTGGTGTCCCGGACGTTCCCCACCTTCGGGCCGCAGGTGGAGGTGCTGATTGTCGCCATGATTACCGCGCACGAGCTGGTGGGCCCGGTGCTCACGCGGCGGGCGCTGGCCGCCAGCGGGGAAGTCCGCGCGGACGAGGCGGCTGGAACGGCGTAG